The following is a genomic window from Tetrapisispora phaffii CBS 4417 chromosome 12, complete genome.
ATCTGACGTACGAAAAATATCGTTAACAGAATGATCGGAAGCAGAAAACTTAGCGGAAGATTGTTCACCAGAGGATTCAGTGGCAGAAGAGTGTTCACTGGAGGATTCAACAGTTGAAGATTGTTCGCCAGAGAATTCGACACTTGAAGCATGTTCACCGGAGGATTCAGTGGCAGAAGAGTGTTCGCCAGAGGATTCAGCGGCAGAAGAATGTTCACTGGAAGTTTCTTCACTAGACGTTTCTTCAGTGAAGGTTTCTTGATATTCAGAAGTTGTTTCTCGATCTATGACGTTAACAAGATAAATCACTGCATTAGTTAAGAACCCGTCACTGCCATAATATGCGGACGAAATTGTCGACAAAGTTTCACCATCTTCAAATGATGCTGTAATGAAAGTTGTAGATGTCAAGTTGTATTCTGGACCATACACATAATAGATAGTTTCTGTAATTTCATCTCCATCTTCATCAGTTAAAGTGACTGTTTGTATTGAAGTTGAGAGTGATTCAATAGACCAAGAAACATAAGTGCTCGAAGTTGATAATCTAATTGGCGTTTGTACAAAATAAACCGTACCAGTAGTAACATTCCCTTCTAAATCAGTAATTGTCGTAAAAGCTGTTGATAAAGTTTCAGTTGGACCAATGCCATAGGTAAAGCTAGTGCTAATAAATACAAGCTTTGGTGTATAAACATAATATATCGTTTCAGTAGTGGCATTGCCGTCTTTGGTGATAGTGGTAATCAGAGTAGAATATGTGTAAGTTTCATCAGCATCCCATAATGTGTATTTAGTCGACGAACTGTTGAAGATTGGTGTGACGACAAAATATGTGTACTCAGTAGTTTCTTCCCCATTACTAGCTGTATAAGTACTTGTTACGGTTGATAATGTAGAAGTGTAATCTATTGAACTAACAGGTTCATATGTTGTCATGAATGATTCTCTGATTGGGGTATTCACAAAATAAATGGTTTCAGTGTAAGTAAATCCGGCGCTATTCACAGAAGTGAGAATAGTTACAGACCATGTGGTTGTTTCTGAAAGTGTCGAAGCAGAATACGAGTGCTGGTAACGTTGGTTGAGGTGTTGCAACCATATAGACAATGATTGTAGATTCAAGGCCATCATCTCCAGTAGTAGTAACCTAGCAGTAGTATATGTTTCTATACTAAAATTTTGCCAACCAGTCGTTGTAGAAGTCGTAGTAATACGCCAAGGGgtataaacaaaaaagattgtttttgttgtttcttCTCCATCAGCTCCAGTAAAAGTAGTAATTTCTTCACTGTACGTTTCAGTGTTGGTTTGGATCCAAGGGTTATATGAAGTCGTAGATGTTAGACGTTCAGGAGTTTGCACCACGTATAAAGTATAAGCCCATCCACCATAGTAGTCTTCATTGTAACCATAGCTAGTTGTCGTTGTTGTCAAAATTGTTGAAGTATAGTCACCAGCCAAAGGAATAAAAGATGTAAGTAACCCATCGCCTGGTGTTCTCACATAGTAAGTGGTCATGCTTGAAGAACCTGTGATAGTTGAGTGAAAATCAATGTACGTACCGGTCCAGCTAGTCAAAACAGTTGTTTCGTGTGAATTAATCGGCCTAGCTAAATAGTAAATAGTTTCCGTTGTCAAGTATCCATCGGAACCCTTAACAGTAGTAGTAACTGTAGAAATGGTAGTCGTAAATGTACCAGTTGAAAATGGGAAGTATGCTGTCGTTATATCGTTACGGATAGGAGTGGTAATATAATAGACGATCTCGGTCACCTCCTGTCCTAATACGTTAGTGCTCAAATAAGTCGAGGTGGAGTAAGTAACGTCTTCATCAACAGAACCCCAAGTTAATATACTTGAAGTTGATTTACGATAAGCAGTTtctataataataacagtGATTGTCCATTGTGCCAAAAAGTCATCGATATAACCCAAAGAAGTAAAAGACGATGTCGATACTATTCTGTCGAAAGATCCTGTCCATCCAGTATAACTTGTAGAATAAGGAATTGATGGAGTAGCAACAATATAAACTGTAACAGTGTAAAGTAACATCGTCTGTATCGTACTAGTAGTCAAATAAGTCGAAACACTAGATGCAAACTTACTATCCCAGCTGGTGTAGGTAGTTAATTCGCCTATGTTTAATGGTAAATTGACATAATAGATAAGTTCGTAGTAGTAGCTGAGATCATTACCAATTCTCTCAGTTGTTGTACTAGTTGTATCACTTGTGGTGCCTGTAAATGTACCTTGACTAAATTCTGTTCTAGTTAGGGTACTTGCTGGAGTCCACAATGTGTAAATAGTTACAGTAGTCTCATAACCATCATAACCTCTAGTCGATGTTATGACATTAGCGAGTAAGATATAATCTGAATCCCAGGCGTTTGTGGTTGTTGTATAACCTGTTCTACGCAATGGAGTTTCTAagtaaaataatgaataacGCCAGAaaccaaaaataattaaataagaGAAACCCCAAGCATAAGTATAACCATCCTGGTAATATGTCGTATATGTTCCAGTCCAGTAAGTAGTTACCCAATAACCGTCAGGTGTTGGGGTAGCGACATGATAGACTGTTTTTGTGGAAGTAAATCCATCATCGCCTGTAACAACATCAGTTCCAATAGAGTATGTATAGGTATAAAAGCCTGACCATGGTGCAGTAGTCGTTGTACTAAAAAGAGCGGTAGGAATAGCAATGAAATATGTGGTCTCAGTTGTTTCATTGCCACTATCATCGGTGATCGTTCTGAAGATAGATATATAAGTAGAAGACAGGGTACCACGAAAGCTACTTTCTATTGTATAGCTAGAGGTACTATGGCGAACAGGTGTTTCGATGTAATAATATGTAATGGTACTGACATCGCCATTATCTAGCGTATAGGATGTTAGTACAGTACTTGCCATGATTGTATCAGAATGACTTCCCCAACTAGTGTAGGACACAGTTGAGCCGTAGTGTGAaatatgaagaaaataGTATGCCGTTGTGTAGGATGCAACTGGAAAACCAAGTATATATTGAGTAGAACTTGAAACAGTAGTGGAAAAGAAAGTAGTAAAACCACCAGTCCAAGCACTTGTAACAGTAACACCAGCCGCTCTCGATGTGTGGACCCAATAGACAGTACCAGGAGTAGCTAAGCCGTCCGCACCAGTTGTAATGAGGTGTTCTGTGGACCATGTAGTGGCAAAACTACCAGTCCAACCGTCATTTGTAGTTGTAGAAAGTAATAGATTAGTTGGAACAGCAACATAATATGTGGTCTGCGTAGTTTCATTTCCTTCTGCATCAGTAATAGTGGTAAAGCTAGTATCGTAAGTTTGTGATGCACCAGTAAAATTACTAGTCGTTCTATCAGTTTCTTGTGATACTCTCTGAGATGTTACGACGTAGTAAATGGTACTTGTTGTCACGTTTCCATCAGAATCAGTAACTGAGAATATCGAAGTAGAATATGTTGTGGTATATGAAAAGCTGCTATACGAAGTAGTGGTAGTTGTCCTGTTAAACGCTGGGATATGAATGTAGTAGTATGTTGTAGTGTATGTTTCAACAGGTACGATTAATACGTAACTAGTAGAATAAGAATAGCTAGTGGAGTAGAAAGGCGTGAACGTGCCTGACCATGTACCGGTGATTGTAATACCAGCTGCTCTCGATGTGTGGACCCAATAAACAGTACCTGGAGTGGTAGATCCGTCAACACCAGTGGTCGTCACAAATTGTGTAGACCATGTAGTCGCAACACCACCTGTCCAACCATCATTGGTAGTAGTGGACTTTAAATAGTTAGTAGGAACAGCAACATAGTATGTTGTTTGAGTAGTGGCATTTCCACTAGCATCAGTGTAAGTGTTGATAACGGTTGTGTAAGTCCTAGTACTGCCACTATAATTTCTGGTAGTACTAGAGGTAGCGGTAGATTTACGTGTAGGGGTAGCAACGTAATATATGGTGCTGGTCGTCACGTTCCCATCAGAAGCAGTAACAGAGTAGATCGAGGTGGAATATGTACGGGTTACTGATTCTACAGAAGCAGTTGTGGTAGTAGTTATCACGTTAAATGCTGGGATATGGATGTAGTAGTATGTTGTAGTGTATGTTGAGGTACCTACACCGATAATATCCCTATCAATGCTATACGAAGTACTTGTGGAGTAGAATGTCGTGAACGTGCCTGAGCATGTACCGGTGATTGTAATACCAGCTGCTCTCGATGTGTGGACCCAATAAATAGTACCCGGAGTAGCTAATCCATCGCCACCTGTAGTGGTCACAAATTGTGTAGACCATGTTATGGCGGAATTGCCAGTCCAACCGTCATTTGTCGTCGTGGAATGTAATAGATTGGTTGGAACAGCAACATAGTATGTGGTCTGTGTAGTTTCATTACCGGAAGCATCGGTTACAGTTTTGTAAGCTATGCTATAGGTTTCGGAACTACCGCTGAAATTACTGGTAGTTCTGTCCGTTTCAGTAGATCTATGAATTGGGGTAGCAACGTAATAAAGGGTGGTTTCAGTCAGAGCACTATCATCTTGTAAATTGAAGTTAGAGTATGTGACTATACTAGCAACGGAGGAAGCAATGGTAGTAGTAGTTGTGGCAAAGAGCAGTCGTGTGTATAATTCAATGACTGTAGTTACCAAAGTAGGGGCAGCAATTACCTGTATATGATCGATGATAACCAACATTCAATGTAAGCTGtgtataaattattttgtaaaagATCCAATAAGAAGTTTTTTCTAGTGAGTCGAATTTCCTTATTAATCAAAATTGCTTCTCACAAATTATAACGCGAGGGCGCTTTTAACAAAAcctttattaatattagtcggaaaaaaaatataagcAGTTAAACACTTAATATAGTTTTTcaaactttaaaaatagGGCGATGTTTAAAACACGATAAGCAGAAAGTCAATTGATTGAAAActtgaataaaattttttgttaattgaaaagttcAGAAATTTCCTTAACGATTGCACAATATAACAAAATAGTGTTCTGTCTAATTACTGCTATAATCAATATCtttgtaatttattaattttttcggttatatctttttttcttttatatgCAAAAGAGATGTATATAATCGCAAATTgcagaaagaaaaaaggtaataaatttataaaaaaaatagaataaaataaaaaataaaagtattTCTACGAAGCAGATATTTTTAGAAGAATGATCTATTTTATCTTGTTgttataaaaatgaaaaataatatatatataaatatatggtaatttttctattattttaacaaaaaGTTTGCTTTTGGGTTCTTGGAAGGAAAGAGAAAAAGTTATCAAGATGTTGCTGGAACAAAACTAGTTTCTTATATACAAATGACagtaaaagaaaaattctCTTTTAGAAAcgtataatttatttttgtaatttctcGATTAGTAACCACGAAGTATTACTTTGCCATTAGCGTCTACTTACCACGAATGAGTGTAGAAGTTTCCTTGAAATTCCCAAGACTGCATTTGCTGGATATGGCCCAATTGGGTCACTTCCGGGAATAATTGTAATCTTTTTCACGTGTATTATTGCCACATCCGTCCGTTCCATCAGCCCCCAGACAAAACGAAATGCAGCTTTCCAGACTGATCTTGTAAGATAACGACGCAGTAGACACAAATGTTAATATTAGTGCTTCGGCGGCAGTTCCACCGGGATCGAAAAACGAAGTTCGGCACGAGTTCGGTGGAAAACACAGAAAGCACCATAGAAGAGACAGTCTGTCTCTCCCAGGGTCACACtaagaagaaagagaacGCGCGCCAAGAAGTCGCAGAGACACGGAACTCAGCTTGTTTTTTCTGTACACAGTTCGAAGCTGTCGGCGGCATATCCCCTGCATGTTTCCTTCCACTCTTCCCTGCAATCTCATGACATTTCGTAACGTTGTTTTCCGATAGATATGCGCGCGCGGCTTCTCGTGGTGGCGGGGGACGCACTAGATTTACCAGAAGAACCAATAACCGAACGCAGAAGCAACTGCGGAAGTGGGAATCCATTTCCCACTTCCGCGTCGGCGAGTTCCGTCCTACTGTCCGGTGTTGTCTGCGCCCCTTTTGAACGGGCCGGATGTTTTCGGCAATTTTTCGTTCTATTCTCTCCACTGTGCATATTCCCTGTAATCGAATTCGTAATGCGATTTCCTAAATTGATATCTGTTGCGTGTCTGCACGTGAATGTGTGTGCCAGGTCGGAAAAGACAACGCCACCCTTGAAAAACCCATACACTACCATCCACTTGAGCGTGTTACAAAACGGCATACGTGTCCATTTTCCTTTTTCGATGTGGCTTTGACAATAGTCTGCCCTGGATACCCGTGTAACGGAACTTCTACTTGGAATACATATTCCGCCCACAACGCTCACCAGGGATCGTTCTTTAAACTTTGTTTTTTGGTGTATGTTTATTTCTGTGACGCGCCATCCCCTTCTGCGGAAGAGACAAACACCGCCACTCCAAGAAAAAAACATGTGAAGATAACGATGCAAGGGAAGGAAGTACGTATAATGTGACGAAGTGTGTACATGTCCTACATGGCACAACTACTTTGTTTTTTAGAGGCTTTTGCAAGTTCATTACGACATTTTCTGGGTGTTTTTGtctttttgtatttttatgtTATTGTATTAGTTGTAAGATCCGAGAAGCCCTGCCATCTCGCCCATTCGGATAACtgtgaatatataaaactaaatgtaaataaaaacataatACGTATGGAAGCGGTGGGTTGGAGGGATAACTTTTCGTATGAACTGCGCTGAGAGAGTTTGGAGTGGTCAGTGCGTTTGCATGGTTGTCTTGTTGTTTTATCTCAATGACGACATGCTCAGCCGATAAACAACGTTGGTGTACGAATATCGTTATTTTTCGCTTGAGCACGTATTGAAGTTGTTTAAGTAGAGCATTGAGCGTAGATGTTCTTCGAGTTTCCCGTTCGTGGTCCCGCAAACGTCTAAACATTCCAAGTTATGGAATGGTATGTCATTTTCCATCTCGAGTCGATGGCAACTGCAAGTGCAATGATACGTGTAGTTGCTGAATGGCTCGTCATAAGAACGAAGTTCCATCCGGCGTTCGTGCGTCCCCAAGTCCGAAGCCAACCTTTTCCTGTGTTTTTTATACCGAAATTTCGCATTCGAATatctaattttgaaagtGATCGTATGTATGTTTCTTACACACACACTCTTTAAAGACATATCTTGGGCGTTTACAACAAAAATGCGAGCTTTATTCCTGTGCTTCTGTATCTTGCACTAGACCAACAAAAACTTCGCGGATTGCAACAATTGCAAAAAATGCAAGAGTGTCTTGCCATTATTGCCTTGAAGTTTTTAATCAAAATTCAGAACTTTTGAACTTCAATGAGTAAACttatatgtatgtattaATGGTTTCTTTTGTGTCTTTTCTGACATTTTCGTTATATGTATCCGTTGGGCGGGCGCATCATCTTATGCGCGAGAACGAATAAGAGCACGTGACCTGGAAACAAATATTCTCTGAATTTAAAGTACCacatttgatgaaattattgaaatatctcATCAATGTAGATATGCTTTCAAGAAATACTTATACAAGTAGTCATGTTGCTAGTGCAATCATTGTTTCATTAATGCCTACGAATGctaatttgatattatatgAGTATTCATATCACTTCGTTATacttttttgaaattaccTTTATCTTATATCAGCCTCTTATCATAAACATAAATATCAAGTTTTGCACagatttatatattccaatttaaatataagtCCTTAATCGCTGTAATTCCtggaaaataaaataaaaataaaacatgTCAAAAGCTGTTAATGTTGCCGTCATCGGTACAGGTGTCGTTGGTTCTGCCTTCATGGACCAAATCATTGCTATGAAATCTTCAATTACTTACAATATCGTTTATGTTGGTGAAAGCTCTTCCGCTTTAATCTCAAAGGACTTTTCTCCATTGAACTTGGACTCCAACTGGAGAAAAACATTAACCGACTCTTCCGACAAATCCTTACCTCTAGACGATTTAGTCACTCACCTAAAGGGTTCATCTTTACCAGTCATCTTAGTTGACAACACTTCCAATGCTCAAGTCGCTGCTACTTACACAAAATTAGTCGAAAATGGTATTTCTATTGCTACTCCTAATAAGAAAGCCTTCTCTTCTGATTTAGATACATGGAACAGATTATTTTCTGGTAAGCCAGGTAAGGGTTTCGTATATCATGAAGCTACTGTCGGTGCTGGTTTACCAATTCTTGCGCCATTAAGAGAATTTATTCAAACCGGTGATgaagttgaaaaaattgaaggCATCTTCTCTGGTACTTTATCATacattttcaatgaattctCTACTTCTTCTCAAAATGATGTGAAGTTTTCCGACGTTGTTAAAGTTGCAAAACAATTAGGTTACACCGAACCAGATCCAAGAGATGATCTAAACGGTTTAGATGTAGCTAGAAAAGTCACTATTGTTGCTAGAATCTCCGGCTTACAAGTCAAGTCAGTAGACTCTTTCCCAGTACAATCTTTAATTCCAAAACCTTTGGAATCTGTTGCCTCTGTAGATGAGTTTTTAGCTAAATTATCTGAATATGATGGCGACTTATCAAAGTTAAAGGAAGAAGCCGCTAAGGAAGGTAAGGTTTTAAGATTTATTGGTAAGGTCGATGTACCAACAAATACTGTTTCCGTAGGTATTGAAAAATACGATGCCTCCCATCCTTTTGCATCCTTAAAGGGTTCTGACAACGTTATTTCTATCAAGACCAAACGTTACACAAACCCAGTCATTATCCAAGGTGCCGGTGCCGGTGCCGATGTGACTGCTGCTGGTGTTTTAGGTGATGTCATTAAGATTGCTCAAAGAGTTTAAGTTCTACACAGCTacaaatgaattaatatttaaataacattGTACGTTCTTAACGGTAAGGAGATAaactaatgaaaaaatattttctcttCATTGAGTTGATATTGTAACAAATATgttgttaaaaaattaaaataatatagatGCATTGTATTTAAgacattattttatatataagattTATTTATGTGATGATCATAAGTTATCAACTCATTCTTTGTTTCCAGTTTGTTCTTGTTCTCTTAATCTCTCTTGTCTATGTTGTTCTTCTTCCATCGATAAACGTAACGCCATTGCCAACTCTGGGTCCATTGAAGGATCGACACCGAAATCCATGAATGAATCACCCCCCTCAAATCCACCAGCCATCATATTAGATTGTGCACCTTCCTCTAGGATGATGTTCGAGGATGCGATATGTTCATATAATAATCTTGGACCGGGTTCGACAGTCAATATGTGACTTTGATCATCTGGCGAGCTTGAATTATTAGCTGTTGATATGAATTCTTGTAAAATTTCCGAATTTTGTTCAGTCTCACCGAAATTTATAACATCTATAGCGACattgtttttcttcaattttttagataatttaattaattctggtttttctttatcttcaattgGACTACAAACAAATACTATAATTCTTTGATGctgaattttattttggCGATGCTTTAAAGTCAATGCTGCAATTTGAATAGCAGTAACTAATGATGTTTTGCCTTCAATTGTAGTTTCATGTAATCCTGATAAAATCTTACCAAATTCTGTAGTAAAAGTAGATAAAACTGTTGGATTCAAGCCTGCTGAAGACACTAAAGCTACCGAATTTTCCGGATTGCTATTACGCTTAGCTTGGAATATCAGTTCAACAGCATCAATCTGTGCTTCAAACCTAGTCTTAGGATAGTCTCCATTTCTAGCATATTCCGAATTATCGGTCACTAATACAGTAGCTTCTAAAACCATATCTGagttttatatattaaatgcTTGTAAATGTGTCGACGTCTTTATTTCGACTTTCTTTCAATGTTGAAACCCAATATGAATCTAAATATGTTCCTCTTATCTTTATAAAAAAACCTTATATTCTTGTGGGTAGGTGTGAAGGTAAAGGTGGCAAATTTCGAGGATTCTTAGTTTTAGTAGTTTTCATAAGATCCTGTTTAATGCGCTTAAAAACCACAAGTGCGGGTAAACGCGCGTCGATTTAACTAACGTTAAGGCatgaaatataattttttttaatttgaagCAAAAACACCAACAACAAAGTTAAGAAGAGAGATAGAAATGCTAGTAAAAGAGAGATCCACAAATTGGTGAGATTGACCTTGTCGCGTTCTCTATATATACATGCTGAGACATAAGTAGTCTAGCTTTTGTATGATAAAAACAACTATTGTCAATTTAGGCCTTTActaatatacatataagCACGCACGCCGTATACACGTCAGTTGATCCAGAATGAGCAAGCCCTCTTTGACCAATGAGCAACGAAGccaattgaaagaaaaattgcAACAGAAACTTGATGAACGGCTTGAATATATGACCAGGCAAGTCGAGGACACGAAAAGTAAGACGTTTCAAGAACTGGAGACAGTT
Proteins encoded in this region:
- the TPHA0L00130 gene encoding uncharacterized protein translates to MLVIIDHIQVIAAPTLVTTVIELYTRLLFATTTTTIASSVASIVTYSNFNLQDDSALTETTLYYVATPIHRSTETDRTTSNFSGSSETYSIAYKTVTDASGNETTQTTYYVAVPTNLLHSTTTNDGWTGNSAITWSTQFVTTTGGDGLATPGTIYWVHTSRAAGITITGTCSGTFTTFYSTSTSYSIDRDIIGVGTSTYTTTYYYIHIPAFNVITTTTTASVESVTRTYSTSIYSVTASDGNVTTSTIYYVATPTRKSTATSSTTRNYSGSTRTYTTVINTYTDASGNATTQTTYYVAVPTNYLKSTTTNDGWTGGVATTWSTQFVTTTGVDGSTTPGTVYWVHTSRAAGITITGTWSGTFTPFYSTSYSYSTSYVLIVPVETYTTTYYYIHIPAFNRTTTTTSYSSFSYTTTYSTSIFSVTDSDGNVTTSTIYYVVTSQRVSQETDRTTSNFTGASQTYDTSFTTITDAEGNETTQTTYYVAVPTNLLLSTTTNDGWTGSFATTWSTEHLITTGADGLATPGTVYWVHTSRAAGVTVTSAWTGGFTTFFSTTVSSSTQYILGFPVASYTTAYYFLHISHYGSTVSYTSWGSHSDTIMASTVLTSYTLDNGDVSTITYYYIETPVRHSTSSYTIESSFRGTLSSTYISIFRTITDDSGNETTETTYFIAIPTALFSTTTTAPWSGFYTYTYSIGTDVVTGDDGFTSTKTVYHVATPTPDGYWVTTYWTGTYTTYYQDGYTYAWGFSYLIIFGFWRYSLFYLETPLRRTGYTTTTNAWDSDYILLANVITSTRGYDGYETTVTIYTLWTPASTLTRTEFSQGTFTGTTSDTTSTTTERIGNDLSYYYELIYYVNLPLNIGELTTYTSWDSKFASSVSTYLTTSTIQTMLLYTVTVYIVATPSIPYSTSYTGWTGSFDRIVSTSSFTSLGYIDDFLAQWTITVIIIETAYRKSTSSILTWGSVDEDVTYSTSTYLSTNVLGQEVTEIVYYITTPIRNDITTAYFPFSTGTFTTTISTVTTTVKGSDGYLTTETIYYLARPINSHETTVLTSWTGTYIDFHSTITGSSSMTTYYVRTPGDGLLTSFIPLAGDYTSTILTTTTTSYGYNEDYYGGWAYTLYVVQTPERLTSTTSYNPWIQTNTETYSEEITTFTGADGEETTKTIFFVYTPWRITTTSTTTGWQNFSIETYTTARLLLLEMMALNLQSLSIWLQHLNQRYQHSYSASTLSETTTWSVTILTSVNSAGFTYTETIYFVNTPIRESFMTTYEPVSSIDYTSTLSTVTSTYTASNGEETTEYTYFVVTPIFNSSSTKYTLWDADETYTYSTLITTITKDGNATTETIYYVYTPKLVFISTSFTYGIGPTETLSTAFTTITDLEGNVTTGTVYFVQTPIRLSTSSTYVSWSIESLSTSIQTVTLTDEDGDEITETIYYVYGPEYNLTSTTFITASFEDGETLSTISSAYYGSDGFLTNAVIYLVNVIDRETTSEYQETFTEETSSEETSSEHSSAAESSGEHSSATESSGEHASSVEFSGEQSSTVESSSEHSSATESSGEQSSAKFSASDHSVNDIFRTSDVPNSTDTISQDTNSNESTTTNLQTSQYTENSSEISSETSSEASLTTSTYTSSDSEGNVTTGTTTFPVESPLSSHNSMSGSGISTLSTSISLVASTKTDVASTWTNISSESSLLTGSTSIEVSSSKSLYMSVIVSSEATYYSKSSYGHSTPSDGTISTSITSSSSSSPTVSASSSHYESCVAYTSGTTINGSVFDATSKVRGSTSSSAQMSKSTTVVSFTSSTYPTESHASTVATSAGSEISVSSSKISTNDSNQTSSTQTVAIQSSSKVTTTISGSNTAYTSSIPALSTSSDTHSLTTVTETVSGTVTTYTTYCPESSDDNVSKTETVSRTVSNNGVESNSNSNPSVGCSTSPVNSDSASVSIPAPTTVANADSNNSADSNTVSQSPNLESDNTSSVLPATNSGSSSLPTASVSFEGAGSNVRTYSSSMFAFVGLIVMAVIA
- the TPHA0L00160 gene encoding uncharacterized protein — encoded protein: MFFSWSGGVCLFRRRGWRVTEINIHQKTKFKERSLVSVVGGICIPSRSSVTRVSRADYCQSHIEKGKWTRMPFCNTLKWMVVYGFFKGGVVFSDLAHTFTCRHATDINLGNRITNSITGNMHSGENRTKNCRKHPARSKGAQTTPDSRTELADAEVGNGFPLPQLLLRSVIGSSGKSSASPATTRSRARISIGKQRYEMS
- the HOM6 gene encoding homoserine dehydrogenase (similar to Saccharomyces cerevisiae HOM6 (YJR139C); ancestral locus Anc_4.374); translation: MSKAVNVAVIGTGVVGSAFMDQIIAMKSSITYNIVYVGESSSALISKDFSPLNLDSNWRKTLTDSSDKSLPLDDLVTHLKGSSLPVILVDNTSNAQVAATYTKLVENGISIATPNKKAFSSDLDTWNRLFSGKPGKGFVYHEATVGAGLPILAPLREFIQTGDEVEKIEGIFSGTLSYIFNEFSTSSQNDVKFSDVVKVAKQLGYTEPDPRDDLNGLDVARKVTIVARISGLQVKSVDSFPVQSLIPKPLESVASVDEFLAKLSEYDGDLSKLKEEAAKEGKVLRFIGKVDVPTNTVSVGIEKYDASHPFASLKGSDNVISIKTKRYTNPVIIQGAGAGADVTAAGVLGDVIKIAQRV
- the RPN10 gene encoding proteasome regulatory particle base subunit RPN10 (similar to Saccharomyces cerevisiae RPN10 (YHR200W); ancestral locus Anc_4.372), whose amino-acid sequence is MVLEATVLVTDNSEYARNGDYPKTRFEAQIDAVELIFQAKRNSNPENSVALVSSAGLNPTVLSTFTTEFGKILSGLHETTIEGKTSLVTAIQIAALTLKHRQNKIQHQRIIVFVCSPIEDKEKPELIKLSKKLKKNNVAIDVINFGETEQNSEILQEFISTANNSSSPDDQSHILTVEPGPRLLYEHIASSNIILEEGAQSNMMAGGFEGGDSFMDFGVDPSMDPELAMALRLSMEEEQHRQERLREQEQTGNKE
- the TPHA0L00190 gene encoding uncharacterized protein (similar to Saccharomyces cerevisiae YHR199C-A; ancestral locus Anc_4.371), translated to MSKPSLTNEQRSQLKEKLQQKLDERLEYMTRQVEDTKSKTFQELETVARNQKAQYISGDKAVTLKEVLEAELNPDSKSNDRSS